In a genomic window of Punica granatum isolate Tunisia-2019 chromosome 6, ASM765513v2, whole genome shotgun sequence:
- the LOC116211227 gene encoding NAD(H) kinase 1 — MSPSQLNSAGEESVSTSQLENGFIDPVSLANSEKAVQELLQQTPVHGTDDHLIEFSEALRTVAKALRRAAEGKASAQAEAAEWKRRYELERARNMQQEKKEKSSGGHNGDFYSGSAENLENGYATNAQPERCCGKHGICSHEVLFDGEAGSQTGRIQNKMMRKASFKLSWCCKGDQSDQHKHDIVSFEKGNITTASRSSKQISLKWESPPQTVLILTKPNSTSVRVLCAEMVRWLKEQKNLNIYVEPRVKGELLAESCFFKFVETWQDDLEISNLHTEVDLVVTLGGDGTVLWAASMFKGPVPPIVPFSMGSLGFMTPFYSEHYREYIDSIMKGPISITLRHRLQCQVIRDSAKNEYEAEEPILVLNEVTIDRGISSFLTNLECYCDNSFVTCVQGDGLILSTTSGSTAYSLAAGGSMVHPQVPGILFTPICPHSLSFRPLIMPEHVTIRVQVPFNSRSPAWASFDGKDRKQLAAGDALVCSMAPWPVPTACLVDSTSDFLRSIHDGLHWNLRKTQSFDGPRDH, encoded by the exons ATGTCTCCGAGCCAGCTCAATTCTGCT GGGGAGGAGAGTGTATCTACCTCACAATTGGAGAACGGGTTTATTGATCCAGTTTCATTGGCAAATTCTGAGAAAGCAGTTCAAGAGCTTCTTCAACAAACTCCAGTTCATGGGACTGATGACCATCTCATTGAATTTTCAGAGGCTCTAAGAA CTGTTGCAAAGGCATTAAGGCGAGCTGCTGAAGGAAAGGCTTCTGCTCAAGCTGAGGCTGCGGAATGGAAACGTAGATACGAACTTGAGAGGGCAAGAAATATGCAGCAGGAGAAAAAAG AAAAATCATCTGGAGGCCATAATGGTGATTTTTACAGTGGGAGTGCTGAAAACTTGGAAAATGGATATGCAACCAATGCACAACCTGAAAGATGCTGTGGAAAGCATGGTATCTGCTCTCATGAGGTCCTCTTTGATGGGGAAGCTGGTTCTCAAACTGGAAGAATTCAAAACAAAATGATGAGAAAG GCATCATTTAAACTATCATGGTGTTGCAAAGGTGACCAAAGTGATCAGCACAAACATGACATTGTGTCCTTTGAAAAGGGAAATATAACCACAGCCAGCCGGAGTAGCAAACAG ATTTCTCTGAAATGGGAGTCTCCTCCGCAGACCGTGCTTATTTTGACAAAACCTAATTCTACTTCTGTTCGAGTTCTTTGCGCAGAGATGGTTAG ATGGTTAAAGGAACAGAAGAATTTGAACATCTATGTGGAACCACGAGTTAAAGGAGAGCTTCTGGCTGAGTCTTGCTTCTTCAAGTTTGTAGAGACCTGGCAAGATG ATCTAGAGATTTCAAATTTGCACACAGAGGTGGACCTCGTGGTAACTCTCGGTGGAGATGGTACTGTTCTTTGG GCAGCATCGATGTTTAAGGGACCCGTTCCGCCTATTGTCCCATTTTCTATGGGGTCGTTGGGCTTTATGACACCTTTCT ATAGTGAACATTACAGAGAGTACATAGATTCAATAATGAAGGGTCCTATCAGCATCACTTTAAGGCACCGACTGCAGTGCCAGGTCATCAGAGACTCAGCTAAGAACGAGTACGAAGCTGAGGAGCCCATTCTCGTATTAAATGAAGTTACGATAGATCGTGGGATCTCATCATTCCTCACAAACTTGGAGTGCTATTGCGACAACTCCTTTGTCACATGCGTGCAAGGGGACGGATTAATTCTATCGACTACATCTGGGAGCACTGCTTATTCTCTAGCAGCTGGAGGATCGATGGTCCACCCACAG GTTCCTGGAATACTATTCACGCCGATCTGCCCACATTCCCTCTCCTTCCGGCCTCTGATAATGCCCGAGCACGTGACCATTCGGGTCCAGGTGCCCTTCAACAGCAGGAGCCCTGCGTGGGCCTCCTTTGACGGAAAGGACCGGAAGCAGCTGGCGGCGGGAGACGCGCTGGTCTGCAGCATGGCCCCGTGGCCCGTCCCCACTGCCTGCCTTGTGGATTCAACCAGCGATTTCCTGCGGAGCATCCACGATGGGCTTCACTGGAACCTGAGGAAGACCCAGTCGTTTGATGGCCCCCGAGACCATTAA